The Eleginops maclovinus isolate JMC-PN-2008 ecotype Puerto Natales chromosome 6, JC_Emac_rtc_rv5, whole genome shotgun sequence DNA segment GCATCCAGATGTTGCTCTCATATTTTCCTTCAGCTCAAACATGCTGTCACTGTAAAAATAACACAGGGCAAACAGCAACCCCGGCCCTTTCCTGCAACTCCACTCGGGAATTAGATGGCAGGCCAAGCCAAGAAAGACACTGACAATGTGccttaagagtgtgtgtgtgaaatgttctATTTAGGAATTGCACAATTTCACTATTACTGGGCTTTGTAACAAACAGCACCATAACAATATACAAAATTGGGGTAACAATATTTGTACCAAGGCTTGAAATTGACCTGAGATTTAAAGTTACTGCCCATTCTGAATTTAAAATAGCCataaatattgttgtaaaaTACAAACCAACTATGTGTTATGATTCTTtctaaaaagttaaaataaaagacaagaaaaaacagattaaaTGAGTAACTTTACAACTGCTACAGTTAATAGttatacagtaaatgtgtatCTCAGTGTTAGTTTTACGCCTACATAGCGGGGTCTTACCTGACACCAGGATGTCGTTGCGAAGGGCGCAGACAGCATACTCCGACTTGGTAAACTCAGGTAGTTTGGCCAGTGATCTCCACTCTCCTGTGACTGGCTCATAGCATTCAGTGTAGGGCAGGTTGAAGCCCCCCACTCTCTCACAACCACCCACCACCACAATCACCTCAGAAAAGCCAGTCGACCTGTGAGCAAACAAGGTGAGGCAAAAAGGCAATATTTTGAGATGGAAGGAAAATAACAGCACAGCTTAAGCTATTATAAAAAGGCAAGACAAGCATGTTGAATTAAAAAGGTCTTTACACGAGTGTACAGATTAAAGAATAGATataatgtcaaattaaatacacTGTATATCTAGAGGATACAGAAAGCTGACATTTGTACCAGGGCAGGAACAGAGTCATGGCTTTAGAAGCAGCTAGACTTATCGCAAAGGCAAAGTTCAATTAACAATGGAGGGATCAAtcaatataacaaaaacacacttggGTCTAAACTTGAGCTGaatttcaaaaaacacaaagctttCCTCTCTGGCAGCTTAACACATGCCATGGATATGACAGCATTTCCAAGGGGGAGCTAATTAACTGCAGCTTCTCTTCGTTTTCGGATACTGTATAAAGAATCCCAATACTTTCTGAAAAACATTGttagtttaaatgttaaacaaaagtatattttacttttatactttCCCCACAATGTGATATAGGTCAGGCGCAAGTGGGAGATAAGGGCTGTTTGTTTCACGTGCGTGTATTCTTTGAGGCAGTGTCCCAGAGCATTTagttttatgtgtgtttaagtACATGCAATGCGTGTGCATGTTATTAATTATATCCGAGAGGCTTGCCAAGAGAATATAAAGGCGCCGATAGACACAAAAAGAGGAGAACCAGGCATCTGTTTTGAGCAGGAGCAGATTTGGCCCTCAGGGCAAACAAAACTTCCAATGCGAGGACTGATTGGCTGGCTGATTTGAACAGATCTGCCTGGATACTGACACAAAACACCTGAAATACACGTCCCACTGCCTGAATAACTGACAGCTGGCACTGCGCTGAGTTGTCTAACACACAAAGGCAGCTgtactgttgtttgttttatagcaGGGTACCATATGGTCCATTTTGTATCTTATTCAATGATTTTAGTCAGCCCTGAGTTTAGTCCTTTATCAACCACTATATTGATAATACAAATGGCCACCCTCCAAACTCACcatcaataaaacaacatttggttAACAGGTTATAAGAGAACAGGTGCGGACACTGAATACATAAGCAAGGTGAGTTACCCTGCTGGTATGAAAACAAGACTCGACATTTCACCATTGCCATAACTTGcatcacattatttttttctctcagccAACTCGTCTATGTAGGAACATGCCCTGCCTCCCTCATtatcatttccatttcaaaacaAGGCAACAAAAAAACTGCTTCTTCGATTAACGACTTGTCTGTTCAGTAAGAAAACACTGTTCTCCCTGTgtgccagacagacagacagacagacagacagacagacacacagacacacagacacacagacacacacacacacacacacaacaacaacaccaccgGGAGCACTAAGTTCATGAGCATATCATAACCTCTTGCTACACAATGGATACATGACCTAATAAGTGCTTAAAAAGACAAGTTCTCCAATCTCACGCTGACATCTGTCATCACTGTGAACAAGGTGTTCTAACCCAACAAGACACCTAGCTGTCagaaaagaaatgaacaaaacaaaaatgtatttttcagaaaaGAGAATTGGTGCATAACAAAGCAGAGATAAGACAAGAGTAATGTATCACTCATGTGACACAGCACTTAAGAACTTAAAAGTCATACTACTTCCACAAGCCCAAAATGTTCTTCCTTAGATAAACAGATTTATCGATTATTGCCTGTTTGACGTTGTAGAAATACCGTCTTCCTCATAACTAGTCGGACAATATTTAAGTTACCTGCGTGGACGAGTTCTGGGTGACATCATTTCATTTCCGAGCACATGATAGCGCCTGGCCTCGTGCAGAAGCTGGTAGCACTCTGGAGCATTCTGGATGAGCTGATCTCCTTCCACTGTCTGGACAAAGTAGTTTGGGTGCAGAAGGGGCAGGCGCACATGGTGCAGCAGGGCCTTCAGCATGGGCTTTCTTTGCTCCACACTGTAGTACACCCATCTCATCACAGCCTCAAACACCACCTCCTCCTTACCGATACACAGCTCATCATTGGCAGTGTACTCCTCCAGCTCTTCCTTGCGAAGGTCGAGGAACTCCTCATGCTGAGCCACATCTGAGAAGTTGGCCATGGCATAGATGCGGCAGCGGCTGGCAAGCTGCTTCAGGGAATGAGCATCTGCAAAGCGCTGGATGCCCAGGCAGTTGCAGGGGTCCAGCTGGTCCTCCAGAAACTTGGCACAGGCGTCACGGAGTATGTAGATCTGGAAGAGGCTGGAGGTCTCAAAGAGGAACTGGACATTCTCTGTGGTGATCTTGGCGCGGCCGGTGTAAACATAGGTGAGGAAAGAGTCCATTGCCTCGGCCAGGATGCCGTTGATCTCGACCAGCATCTCGCGGCTCTCCCGGTGATCGTTGCAGAACATGGCTCTGAAGTAGGAGGAGCAGGCAGAGAGCACGGCGCGATGGCAGGGGAACTCCCGGCCCTGCACGCTGATCACAACATCGGTGAACAGGCGGCTGTCACGAAACTCATTGAAAACCTGCAGGATGCCCTCGGAGTGGGATGAGCCAGAACAGAAGTCCAAGACATCCTGGCTGGCAAAAGTTTTGGAGTCAACCTCAAACACCTTAAGAGACGACAATAACAACATGTATAAAGATTTATATTGTTTCTGAGTTTCATTAAGTGATAGAGAAGCGGCAAGTGTTTAACTGCACCTTGCGTTTGACAGCTGGTGAATCTTTGACGCCAGAGTCCTCCCTGGTCATCCTTCTGCCCAGAATCAGCACCATGGCTGCCACCTTAGAAGTAGACCTTCACTTAAATTTAGGATGATCTGAGGATGGAGAACAGTGCTGTATTGTTCAAAAACGAAcatattttcataaaatatcCGTTTTTATTATGGCATTTTATCAGATGTAGTAGGAAAGAATAGATCAGTCATTTATAAAGTTATAAAACCTAATTGGAACACTTTGGTACAAATTGAGAACATTCACCATGGGTAAACAAAGAACAGAGCAAGAGGCAGGAATCATGTGTTccaaaaaaaatgtcctcaagcCCATGGTGTAGTGCTAACATGTCTTGCATAATGGTTTAAAGCAATAAGTAGTTTCAAGGAATTAAACCATAAATCTGTGTGCCGGTCCCATTAGATCATCAATGCTGCAAAACAGTTGTGCCCTGCAGCACAATGAACTTGCATGAGATGGtacaacaaagagacagaggCGGGAAAGAGGTTGAGCAACGGTTGAGCGTCTCATATATTTCAGTCGggtttgttttgaaacaaaggGGGGGAAGGGATGCTATCAGCCAGTACAACATCATTGCTTGAACAAGTGCAAAGTCAGTACTACTAATAACCTTAAGTCATGTTTCTGTAACCTTAGAGATTATTCTACTTAGCAAACAACCAGTGTGTTCCATTCACTTTTGTTAGACTCCAAAAACAGTAGGTGTATATTTAGGACAGCCAATTCTCAAATTCCTGAAGATATCTCATCAACACATTAAACTCCCTGATCTATGGTCTCACTGCCTGTGTTAAAGTTGGCAGCAGGTCTGGCCTTTTCCTCCTGTGAGGTCATTAATCGCAGGATATTTTTAACTGTGGCTCAGCCTCTGAAGACTTAACCTATTCATGTGCGTTATATGCCTTCAGCAGCACCTACATGAAGTCAAGTAGACCAGAGTACAGGTTTAGCCAGATGTGTGTGACGTAAAAAGatagaatagaaaataatacaaaagactgatctttattgtcattatactcaggaacaataaacattttgcaaggctttgtttaaataaacattgtaatgAAAATGCATCTGTGACTAATACCCATTGAGAATGAgcacataaaataatataaaataaaataacagcaaacaaaaacatttcaaaatcttACTAATTGCTGTGAACtatgtaatataaaataaatgacaatgtaaaatataataatacatacacgtttttgttgcttttgaaaaaaattaaagcGTTTTATTATCTCATTAATACGCCGCACTTTGATTTTGACTTAATTTAAGCATTAATTATAGACAAAGTTAAATCTAGGCTATATATGCACATGTATAATATTTTGCCAGGTAACGAAATGGAAGTCTGGTAAAAACAAAGGACACTTGCCTCCTGCCAACCGTTACCCCTTGACAACatactaaaaaaaacactggctTTACTCGGCATAGTGAGACAAACTTAACCGAAAAGCCTCCAATACTTAAAGATTCAGAACTCACAAACTCATTTAGACTTGCTTCTTTGAGAAAAATTGTTACCTTGAGCAGATGTTTCCAGATGAGGCTTCCTCTTCAGTTAGtggacaaacaaaaacaacaaaagtatgGATAAAAAATCTGTATCTGAGACAATAGTTTACCAATAACTTTTACAATATGCCGTCGACTAGTTATGGCAAACAAAGTAGACGGGACATTGTGACTTTCAGATGGTGACAAAAACTAAGAACTTTAACTAGCTAACAGTAAACACAGAACCCATATATACTGGTCAGGCAGAAAAAAATCCAGCccactgcacccactcagctGGTGCTGCCGGTGCATCATGGGTAATTGAGTTCAATTGCTAGTTGACGTTTACTTTTTGCcccaagaaaaaacacaattcccAAGCGCCTCTCGTTTTCCACGTGGCTGTTCTTTGTTTGCAAACAAACTCAACTTTCAGTGAAGGAAAAGATCAAAACAACAAGTGATTCACGCACAAGAATACGAGATTTATAGCGTTACTTAGCATTAACGCGTAAAGAACAGCTACACATTACgttgaaaatattttctaaaaaggCAACCATGATTAAATAAACGTTGTtctataattattatataatgCTAGACTGATGGACAAGTGTTCACATTGTTTTAATATCGACATccaatggaaaagaaaaacatgtattcGTTCCAAACAACAAGCACAGCTGAAAGGTGATCCCGAGGACAGTGAAAACAGGATGAAACACAgcatgcttgtttttttctctcaggTGAGGATGAAGGAGGAGCTCGGTTTGGAACAAAGCATGTCACAACTTCCTTACCCTGTTGCAAAATATTTCTCAGAGCTCCCAGCTGAGTTCCCTGAAAGTGTCCAAGATGTTATCAATGATCCAGTTTACACAGTTTTGAAGCATGTGCTTAGGGCCCATTGGGGAGCTTTTGCCCTTTAAACATAGTCTTCTTCTTT contains these protein-coding regions:
- the klhl24a gene encoding kelch-like protein 24a isoform X1 produces the protein MVLILGRRMTREDSGVKDSPAVKRKVFEVDSKTFASQDVLDFCSGSSHSEGILQVFNEFRDSRLFTDVVISVQGREFPCHRAVLSACSSYFRAMFCNDHRESREMLVEINGILAEAMDSFLTYVYTGRAKITTENVQFLFETSSLFQIYILRDACAKFLEDQLDPCNCLGIQRFADAHSLKQLASRCRIYAMANFSDVAQHEEFLDLRKEELEEYTANDELCIGKEEVVFEAVMRWVYYSVEQRKPMLKALLHHVRLPLLHPNYFVQTVEGDQLIQNAPECYQLLHEARRYHVLGNEMMSPRTRPRRSTGFSEVIVVVGGCERVGGFNLPYTECYEPVTGEWRSLAKLPEFTKSEYAVCALRNDILVSGGRINSRDVWMYNSQLNLWIRVASLNKGRWRHKMGVLLGKVYAVGGYDGQSRLSSVECYDSFSNRWTEVAPMKEAVSSPAVSSCAGKLFVIGGGPDDETCSDKVQCYDPETDSWLLRANIPIAKRCITAVSLNNLIYVCGGLTKSIFCYDPVGDYWIHVVHTFNKQESCGMSVCNGKIFILGGRGENGEATDTILCYDPSSGIITGVAAMPRPISYHGCVTIHRYNDKYHRP
- the klhl24a gene encoding kelch-like protein 24a isoform X2 encodes the protein MVLILGRRMTREDSGVKDSPAVKRKDVLDFCSGSSHSEGILQVFNEFRDSRLFTDVVISVQGREFPCHRAVLSACSSYFRAMFCNDHRESREMLVEINGILAEAMDSFLTYVYTGRAKITTENVQFLFETSSLFQIYILRDACAKFLEDQLDPCNCLGIQRFADAHSLKQLASRCRIYAMANFSDVAQHEEFLDLRKEELEEYTANDELCIGKEEVVFEAVMRWVYYSVEQRKPMLKALLHHVRLPLLHPNYFVQTVEGDQLIQNAPECYQLLHEARRYHVLGNEMMSPRTRPRRSTGFSEVIVVVGGCERVGGFNLPYTECYEPVTGEWRSLAKLPEFTKSEYAVCALRNDILVSGGRINSRDVWMYNSQLNLWIRVASLNKGRWRHKMGVLLGKVYAVGGYDGQSRLSSVECYDSFSNRWTEVAPMKEAVSSPAVSSCAGKLFVIGGGPDDETCSDKVQCYDPETDSWLLRANIPIAKRCITAVSLNNLIYVCGGLTKSIFCYDPVGDYWIHVVHTFNKQESCGMSVCNGKIFILGGRGENGEATDTILCYDPSSGIITGVAAMPRPISYHGCVTIHRYNDKYHRP